The following coding sequences are from one Paenibacillus sp. JDR-2 window:
- the msrA gene encoding peptide-methionine (S)-S-oxide reductase MsrA, whose amino-acid sequence MSLTHATFAGGCFWCMVTPFEELPGIHGIVSGYMGGHLANPTYEEVKKGTTGHLEVVQITFDPAVFPYERLLELFWPQIDPTDDEGQFQDRGSQYRTAIFYYNEEQKELALASKQELALSERFDKPIATEIREAETFYPAEDYHQDYHKKNPKHYKEDRAQSGRDEFIEQNWK is encoded by the coding sequence ATGTCACTTACGCATGCAACTTTTGCCGGAGGATGCTTCTGGTGTATGGTTACGCCGTTTGAGGAGCTTCCAGGCATTCACGGAATTGTATCCGGTTATATGGGCGGCCATTTGGCCAATCCGACTTATGAAGAGGTAAAAAAAGGGACAACCGGTCATCTCGAGGTCGTCCAGATTACGTTCGACCCGGCGGTATTCCCTTATGAACGCTTGCTTGAGCTGTTCTGGCCCCAGATTGATCCAACCGATGATGAAGGACAGTTCCAAGATCGCGGGAGCCAGTACCGCACCGCTATCTTCTATTATAATGAGGAGCAGAAGGAACTCGCCCTTGCTTCCAAACAGGAACTGGCGTTGTCCGAGCGCTTCGACAAGCCGATTGCGACGGAGATCCGGGAGGCGGAAACCTTCTATCCGGCAGAGGATTATCATCAGGATTACCACAAGAAGAATCCGAAGCATTACAAGGAAGACCGCGCCCAGTCCGGACGCGACGAGTTTATTGAGCAGAACTGGAAATAA
- a CDS encoding O-methyltransferase translates to MSTLHTWEKVDAYLTEQLIQQDTILEQVLANNKQADLPAIDVAPNQGKLLSLYAQMIGAERILEIGTLGGYSTIWMARALPEHGKLITLELDPHHATVAGQNIGLAGLSQKVEVRIGEALEQLAKLDEEGAAPFDLIFIDADKPNNPHYLQWALRFSHPGTVIIGDNVVRDGEVTNRHSTDPRVQGVRKFMELLAEDPRITATAIQTVGAKGYDGFALGIVKS, encoded by the coding sequence ATGAGTACATTGCACACTTGGGAAAAAGTTGATGCCTACCTGACGGAGCAACTCATTCAGCAGGATACAATTCTGGAGCAGGTACTGGCGAACAACAAGCAGGCCGATCTGCCTGCCATCGATGTGGCCCCTAATCAAGGGAAGCTGCTTAGCCTTTATGCTCAAATGATTGGCGCGGAACGGATATTGGAGATTGGCACGTTAGGCGGCTACAGCACGATCTGGATGGCAAGAGCACTGCCGGAGCACGGAAAGCTAATCACACTAGAGCTTGATCCCCATCATGCGACTGTCGCCGGACAAAATATCGGATTAGCAGGACTTAGCCAAAAGGTAGAGGTAAGAATAGGAGAAGCGCTGGAGCAATTAGCAAAGCTGGACGAGGAGGGGGCCGCGCCTTTTGACCTCATTTTTATTGATGCCGACAAACCTAATAATCCCCATTATCTGCAATGGGCGCTGCGCTTTTCCCATCCCGGCACGGTTATCATTGGCGACAATGTCGTTCGGGATGGAGAAGTAACAAACAGGCATAGCACGGATCCCCGCGTTCAAGGCGTACGTAAATTTATGGAGCTGCTTGCGGAGGATCCGCGGATTACGGCAACGGCTATCCAGACGGTTGGAGCCAAAGGTTACGACGGCTTTGCGCTGGGGATTGTAAAAAGCTAA
- a CDS encoding ABC transporter ATP-binding protein codes for MSLVQMEQITKHYRMGGQRYTALQHISLEVQEGEFVAIQGPSGSGKSTLMNIMGCLDTADSGTYVLEGRRVSTMGDNQLADVRNRRIGFIFQSYNLIPTLSAYDNVELPLIYRGVPGHQRKKAVLDTLESVGLSGHLHHRPAELSGGQQQRVAIARALATNPSILLADEPTGALDSHTGKEIMALLAKLHAEGRTIILITHDQAVASCADRILYIRDGAIA; via the coding sequence ATGTCCTTGGTTCAAATGGAGCAGATTACGAAGCATTACCGAATGGGCGGGCAGCGTTACACGGCTTTGCAGCATATTTCGCTGGAAGTGCAGGAAGGCGAGTTTGTTGCCATTCAAGGGCCGTCCGGCTCCGGTAAATCTACGCTCATGAATATCATGGGCTGCCTGGATACTGCCGACAGCGGCACTTACGTGCTGGAGGGCAGACGGGTATCGACAATGGGCGATAATCAACTGGCGGATGTGCGCAACAGGCGGATCGGGTTTATTTTTCAAAGCTATAATCTGATACCAACTTTGTCGGCCTACGACAATGTAGAGCTGCCGTTAATTTACCGGGGAGTTCCCGGCCATCAGAGAAAAAAAGCGGTGCTGGATACGCTCGAATCGGTTGGGCTGAGCGGACATCTGCATCACCGTCCGGCGGAATTGTCAGGGGGGCAGCAACAAAGGGTCGCAATAGCGAGAGCGCTTGCAACAAATCCTTCGATACTGCTCGCGGATGAACCTACAGGCGCGCTCGATTCACATACGGGAAAAGAAATCATGGCGCTCTTAGCCAAGCTGCATGCCGAAGGCCGCACGATTATCCTAATCACCCATGATCAGGCGGTAGCTTCGTGTGCAGACCGAATCTTATATATTAGAGACGGAGCTATCGCTTAA
- a CDS encoding LysR family transcriptional regulator translates to MNLHALRLFHTIAAAGSVTRASELLNISQPAITAQIKKFEKELMLTLFKPQGRGIALTDAGEELAVLAKRLFAVEHQIEQFAMNYNSGTIGSIRLAATYLPAHFLIPAWIAKFKQQFEQVEMNITTTNSSGALQQLLDVEVDIAIFGGMAENYPDTIHIEELFHDELWFVVAPGHRYANQQVTLPEMMKEPFVMREEGSSTRERLLSLCRTYNSAIPTISLQFNGLHEAITAVIAGYGANFVSSLVVREYVERGELARVYVEGIDLKNTIAICTRKNEPLPASAKNLVQMIRQNPYVR, encoded by the coding sequence GTGAATTTGCATGCCTTGCGTTTGTTTCATACCATTGCCGCTGCGGGGAGCGTAACCCGTGCTTCGGAGCTGCTGAACATTAGCCAACCTGCTATTACGGCTCAGATCAAGAAGTTTGAGAAAGAGCTGATGCTCACTCTCTTCAAGCCTCAAGGAAGAGGAATCGCTTTAACCGATGCAGGTGAGGAATTGGCCGTGCTGGCTAAACGACTATTTGCCGTGGAGCATCAAATCGAGCAATTTGCCATGAATTACAACAGCGGCACCATCGGAAGCATCCGGCTTGCCGCAACCTATTTGCCCGCCCACTTCCTTATCCCGGCTTGGATCGCCAAGTTCAAGCAGCAGTTCGAGCAGGTCGAGATGAATATCACGACAACTAATTCCAGCGGAGCCTTACAACAGCTGCTGGACGTCGAAGTCGATATCGCCATATTTGGCGGAATGGCCGAGAATTATCCGGACACGATTCATATTGAAGAACTGTTCCATGACGAACTATGGTTTGTTGTTGCGCCAGGCCACCGGTATGCCAATCAGCAGGTCACGCTGCCTGAGATGATGAAGGAGCCGTTTGTTATGCGCGAGGAAGGCAGCTCGACCCGGGAACGTCTGTTATCTTTATGCCGTACCTACAATTCAGCCATTCCGACCATCTCCCTGCAATTTAACGGACTGCACGAAGCGATCACAGCCGTAATCGCAGGCTACGGGGCAAACTTCGTCTCCTCCCTCGTGGTCCGCGAATACGTGGAACGCGGCGAGCTCGCCCGAGTCTATGTCGAAGGAATCGACCTCAAGAACACAATCGCCATCTGTACCCGCAAAAATGAGCCGCTCCCCGCCTCGGCGAAGAACCTGGTGCAGATGATCCGGCAAAATCCGTATGTGAGGTAG
- a CDS encoding NADPH:quinone oxidoreductase family protein: MDHFRALVADNNGEEAPKLAIKNLTIADLPEGEVTVRVTYSSVNYKDGMVGIWGRMIKSYPHIPGIDLSGTVAESTDPRYKPGDEVIVTSYGLGVTHHGGYSELARVPASWVVPLPSGLTQREAMILGTAGFTAALSVQRLEDNGLTPEKGPVVVAGASGGVGSVAVNILAKRGYEVTASTGRLSEEAYLKELGAKHVIHRDELTESERKPIRRPLWAAAVDPVGGKTLSYLLSTLQYGGSVATSGLTGGVEVETSVYPFILRGVNWLGIDSVECPMELRRRVWERLATDLKPTMLSNTIVKEIQLEQLPEELALILQGQVRGRTIVRL; the protein is encoded by the coding sequence GTGGATCACTTCCGTGCTTTAGTAGCGGATAACAATGGGGAAGAAGCACCAAAGCTAGCGATTAAAAATTTGACTATCGCCGACCTGCCTGAAGGAGAAGTAACCGTTCGAGTTACCTACTCCAGCGTGAACTATAAAGACGGAATGGTTGGGATTTGGGGACGAATGATAAAGAGCTATCCGCATATCCCGGGTATTGACTTATCCGGTACCGTAGCCGAATCTACCGATCCGCGTTATAAGCCGGGGGATGAGGTCATTGTAACGAGCTATGGTCTTGGCGTAACGCATCATGGAGGATACAGCGAGCTGGCGCGGGTTCCCGCAAGCTGGGTGGTTCCGCTGCCAAGCGGACTTACGCAACGCGAGGCCATGATCCTGGGAACGGCGGGCTTTACGGCGGCATTATCCGTTCAGCGGCTTGAGGATAACGGTCTAACACCGGAGAAAGGTCCGGTCGTTGTCGCGGGTGCAAGCGGCGGGGTAGGAAGTGTCGCCGTCAACATACTTGCCAAACGCGGTTACGAGGTAACGGCAAGCACAGGAAGACTCAGCGAAGAGGCTTACTTGAAGGAGCTTGGCGCCAAGCATGTCATTCACCGGGATGAGCTGACGGAATCGGAACGCAAACCGATCCGGCGACCGCTCTGGGCGGCAGCGGTTGATCCCGTTGGGGGAAAAACACTTTCCTACCTGCTGAGCACGCTCCAATACGGCGGATCCGTTGCCACAAGCGGATTAACCGGCGGCGTTGAAGTCGAAACCTCCGTTTATCCTTTTATTCTTAGAGGGGTGAACTGGCTTGGCATTGATTCGGTGGAATGTCCGATGGAGCTCCGCAGACGGGTATGGGAACGGCTCGCAACAGACTTGAAACCAACGATGCTAAGCAACACGATCGTAAAAGAAATCCAGTTGGAGCAGCTTCCGGAGGAGCTTGCTCTCATTCTGCAAGGACAAGTGCGCGGCCGGACTATCGTAAGGCTTTGA
- a CDS encoding YheC/YheD family protein — translation MRKRRGLYNKWAKTIVLNQKASIRSHVPHTLLFSESSLKSMLRLYQMVYVKPNRGSHGVGVMRVEYRNGTYSYQLGAKRRRNLTWAQLVASLTYKIQGAKYIIQRGIHLSRFKNRIYDLRVELQLNEYGRWQITGMLARVAQQGMAVTNGAQGAEIYTFSSVIASHGGAELVRRVTSQLNSLCIESAHMLKAKYPFLNELGFDIALDQQLHPWILEVNTTPEAIPFKKLPTRTMYNRILHLRKLNARRT, via the coding sequence ATGAGAAAAAGAAGAGGCTTATATAACAAATGGGCCAAAACCATTGTTCTTAACCAAAAGGCTTCAATCCGTAGTCATGTTCCGCATACTCTCCTGTTTAGCGAAAGCTCTTTGAAAAGCATGCTGCGGCTCTATCAAATGGTCTATGTAAAACCAAACAGAGGGTCCCACGGCGTTGGAGTTATGCGAGTGGAGTACAGGAACGGCACCTATTCCTATCAGCTCGGAGCAAAAAGAAGAAGAAATCTGACCTGGGCCCAGCTTGTTGCTTCCTTAACGTACAAAATCCAGGGCGCCAAATACATTATTCAACGCGGCATCCATTTGTCCAGGTTCAAAAACCGGATCTACGACCTGCGGGTCGAGTTACAGCTGAACGAGTACGGGCGCTGGCAGATCACCGGCATGCTTGCCCGGGTTGCCCAGCAAGGCATGGCGGTAACCAATGGGGCGCAAGGCGCCGAAATCTACACCTTCAGTTCCGTTATAGCATCCCATGGCGGAGCCGAGCTTGTTCGCAGGGTGACTTCTCAGCTAAACAGCTTGTGTATCGAAAGCGCGCATATGCTCAAGGCCAAGTATCCTTTCTTAAACGAGCTGGGCTTCGACATTGCGCTGGACCAGCAGCTGCATCCTTGGATTCTCGAAGTGAATACAACCCCTGAGGCCATCCCCTTCAAGAAGCTTCCGACGCGGACGATGTATAATCGCATTCTCCATTTGCGCAAGCTGAATGCCCGCAGAACTTAA